From Candidatus Angelobacter sp., a single genomic window includes:
- a CDS encoding response regulator transcription factor produces MSAFETAGEAQNAILKEPPDMLLVNRALPEMPVAEFLERLKARLPDLPAFTHGIYQDSDQIFITLSGVTAGYIFRRRKPTELFEPIRGGLRHETLSAKELRLQIRDYFQSLFGFTLAGDATPLASLTAREQEILSCVSKGFLDKEIAGALGISIWTVHNHLKHIYEKLNVHTRTEAVLKYLQK; encoded by the coding sequence GTGTCCGCGTTTGAAACCGCCGGAGAAGCACAGAACGCCATCCTCAAGGAACCGCCGGACATGCTTCTGGTCAATCGCGCCCTGCCGGAAATGCCGGTGGCCGAATTCCTAGAACGATTGAAAGCCAGGCTGCCAGACCTTCCCGCATTCACTCACGGTATTTATCAGGACAGCGACCAGATCTTCATCACCCTCAGCGGCGTCACTGCAGGTTACATTTTTCGCCGCCGAAAACCGACCGAATTATTCGAGCCGATCCGGGGGGGGCTTCGCCATGAAACACTTTCCGCGAAGGAACTCCGGCTGCAAATCCGGGATTACTTCCAGAGCCTGTTCGGATTCACGCTGGCAGGCGACGCAACCCCGCTGGCAAGTCTTACTGCGCGCGAACAGGAAATCTTGAGCTGCGTGAGCAAGGGATTTTTGGACAAAGAAATCGCCGGAGCCCTGGGCATCAGCATCTGGACGGTCCACAACCACCTCAAGCATATCTACGAAAAGTTGAACGTGCATACGCGCACCGAGGCGGTGCTGAAGTATCTGCAAAAATGA
- a CDS encoding tetratricopeptide repeat protein yields the protein MNKTKSKRAVLAGIGVLVFVVALGGMMLFGTGKKAAARAPVPAPDVRKIRDAAEGGSATAQNVLGDLYAKGEGVPQNYGEAFKWYRSAAEKNVADAQYNLAVLYETGLGVTRDEAEAVKWHKKAAEQGHAGAEYNLAAMYATGRGVPHDATEAVRWYRKAAEQGDPLAQYNLGRRYEVGKGVPVDRVEAYKWQKLAARQGLEDAVTALITLKGQMTREEISEGERRSSKFVGGKPAPGASD from the coding sequence ATGAACAAAACAAAATCCAAACGGGCGGTGCTGGCAGGCATCGGGGTCCTGGTTTTCGTCGTTGCCCTGGGGGGAATGATGCTGTTTGGCACGGGCAAAAAAGCGGCTGCGCGCGCGCCGGTTCCCGCTCCGGATGTGCGGAAGATACGGGACGCCGCGGAAGGTGGAAGCGCGACGGCGCAGAACGTTTTGGGTGACCTCTACGCCAAAGGCGAAGGAGTCCCACAGAATTATGGCGAGGCTTTCAAGTGGTATCGATCAGCTGCCGAAAAGAACGTCGCCGACGCGCAATACAATCTGGCGGTTTTGTATGAGACCGGACTTGGCGTGACTCGCGATGAAGCTGAAGCCGTGAAATGGCACAAAAAGGCGGCCGAGCAGGGGCACGCGGGGGCGGAGTACAATTTGGCGGCCATGTACGCCACGGGGCGAGGCGTGCCACACGATGCGACGGAGGCGGTCAGGTGGTACCGCAAGGCCGCTGAACAAGGTGATCCGTTGGCTCAATACAACCTGGGGCGGCGCTACGAGGTCGGAAAGGGTGTTCCCGTGGATCGGGTCGAGGCGTACAAATGGCAGAAGCTCGCCGCGCGGCAAGGACTGGAAGACGCCGTGACAGCGCTCATTACCCTAAAGGGTCAGATGACGCGGGAGGAGATTTCCGAGGGAGAGCGTCGTTCAAGCAAGTTCGTCGGCGGAAAGCCGGCGCCGGGCGCGTCGGATTGA
- a CDS encoding FAD-dependent oxidoreductase has product MDPKFPDHARVVIVGGGIIGCSVAYHLARLGWKDVLLLEQNELAGGTTWHAAGLVGRLRTTNSMTKINKYSAELYARLEKETGHSVGWKQVGSLIVARSEDRMNQLRRTAAMSEWFGVEVQLISPEAAGEKWPLLRVDDVVGAAWLPHDGKVVPKEVALALAKGAQSLGAKVCENVRVMDVEHRAVRAVGVKTNQGHITAEYVVLTGGMWTRELGLRCGVTIPLYPVEHHYVVTEPIPGAFDELPVGRDPDLCIYFRGEGDAVMLGAFQAESKPWMVER; this is encoded by the coding sequence GTGGATCCCAAATTCCCTGACCACGCCAGAGTCGTCATCGTTGGCGGCGGCATCATCGGTTGCAGCGTCGCGTATCACCTCGCCCGGCTTGGATGGAAAGACGTCCTGCTGCTCGAACAAAACGAGCTTGCCGGTGGCACGACGTGGCATGCCGCGGGCCTCGTCGGGCGTCTGCGCACGACGAACAGCATGACGAAGATCAACAAGTATAGTGCGGAACTGTACGCCCGGCTGGAAAAAGAGACCGGCCATTCGGTTGGCTGGAAACAAGTCGGCAGCCTTATTGTGGCACGGTCCGAAGATCGCATGAATCAACTGCGCCGAACGGCCGCGATGTCCGAATGGTTCGGCGTCGAAGTCCAGTTGATTTCACCGGAAGCGGCCGGAGAGAAATGGCCCCTGCTTCGGGTGGACGACGTCGTGGGCGCGGCCTGGCTGCCCCACGATGGAAAGGTGGTCCCCAAGGAAGTCGCCCTCGCGCTGGCCAAAGGTGCTCAATCACTCGGGGCGAAAGTGTGTGAAAACGTCCGCGTAATGGATGTCGAACATCGCGCGGTGCGGGCTGTCGGCGTCAAAACGAACCAGGGCCATATCACCGCCGAGTATGTCGTTCTCACCGGCGGCATGTGGACGCGTGAACTCGGACTTCGCTGCGGCGTGACGATTCCCCTTTATCCGGTCGAACATCACTACGTGGTAACCGAACCGATTCCCGGCGCGTTTGACGAGTTGCCGGTTGGCCGCGATCCCGACCTTTGCATTTATTTTCGTGGTGAAGGCGACGCGGTCATGCTCGGCGCTTTTCAAGCCGAGTCGAAACCGTGGATGGTCGAACG